Within the Thalassotalea ponticola genome, the region TACAACTGCAACAACCACATGTTGTCAGACTGGAAACGCGTGTTGCCAATATAGAAGGTAAGGGGGAGGTGTTACAACGTGATTTGGTAAAAAACTGTTTGCGTATGAGACCGGATCGTATCGTTATTGGTGAGGTACGTGGTGCGGAGGCTATCGACATGTTAGCAGCTATGAATACTGGTCACGAAGGTTCACTAACCACCTTACACGCTAACAGTCCGCGTGACGCACTAAGTCGATTAGAAAATATGGTTTGTATGAGCGGTCTTGAGATGCCTGTTCACAATATTCGTGCACAAATTGCGTCTGCGATCGACTTGGTCGTGCAACTGCAACGCCAAGAAGATGGTAAGCGCCGTATTACGAGTGTTTCAGAAATAAATGGGATGGAAGGAGATGTGATAACCATGTCGGAGATATTTACTTTTCAACGTCGCGGCAAATCAGAAGATGGGGAAATCTTAGGCGAATTTAAAGCGACAGGTGTTGTTCCTAATTTCCACAAACAAATTCTGCTTAAGGGGATAGATTTGCCTCATTCTGTATTTGGTGTAGATATCGAAACCATCAATTTCTAGGAGAAACGTATGAGTACCGAATTAACCTTCCTGTTATTGATTTTTGGTGCGGTGATATTCATGTCACAAACCTTGCTAGTGTCAGTATACAGCCCGCAACGGGCTAAAACCAAAATGCTGAAAAACAAGTTAAAAGATTTGGCAGACTCTGGCGATACACAACTCGACTTGATAAAAGCGAAACGGTTGGAAAAGTTACCTCCAGCACTTCGCTACATTGAAGCTGAAACCTTTGTCGGTGAGATTACTTCCAAACTGGAAATGGGAGGTTCTAAACTATTTGGCTATCAATATATTTTATTTACTCTACTTATTATCGCTGTTGTTTCACCGTTGGTGTGGACGTTTACTCGAGATTGGATATTTGTGGTAGCGGTTGCTGCCATTATTTGTTTTGGCGCATACGTTAAATTAAACCGTGATATCACAAAGCGTTTTGAAAAAATTGAAGAGCAATTTCCCGAAGCATTAGATGTTCTTAAACGTGGTTTACAGGCAGGTTATGCATTTTCAGAGGCATTAAAACTTGTGTGTGAGGAATCTCAAGGTGAATTAGCCTACGAGTTCAATTTAATGTTTCATCAAATCAACTTTGGTAATGACATTAAAACCGCACTGTATAATTTTGTAAATCGCGTTCCTATTACTTCAGCGATGGCATTTGCCAGTGCAGTTAGTATCCAAAAAGAAACCGGTGGTAATCTCGCAGAGAAAATTGAAACGCTATCTCGGGTGATCCGACAGCGATTCAATTTTAAGAGAAAGGTTAAGACTTTGTCCGCCGAGGGGCGTTTATCGGCATGGATATTGGTTTTAACTCCGTTTTTTTTATTTGCCATGCTACATCTTGTTTCACCGGGATATTTAACTCAATTGGTGGCTTCTGAGGAAGGTATTGATCTATTGAAATTTGGTCTGATCAGCATGATGGTGGGTATTTATTGGATCAGCAAACTTATTCAGATCGAGGTTTAGTATGGACTATTTACTGTCACTAATTCGTCAATACACAGATGATCAACAAACGGTGCAAATCATATTTTATACTGTTACGGGGCTGGCTGGAGTTACGTTAGCTGCAGCAATTAGTTTGCTAGTTTCCGGTGTCTATTCACCATTGAAAGTGCAATTGCAACGTCTTAAAAATGGTGAGAAAGAGCCGGTGTCAAGACATGAAGGTTTCACCAAGTCATTGGAGCATACGCTTGATAAATCAAGTTGGTTACCGGCAAAAATGGGTGGTGATAGTGAAAGTAAAACGTTATTAATCCATGCCGGTTATCATAATGAAAATGCTTTAAAAATTTATAATGCCATAAAGCTTTTCTTACTTTTAGCTGCAGGGATTGGCGCGTTAACTGTGTTACAATATCTACCAAACATGTCATCAACAGTACAATTTTATATTGTCCTGTTGATTGTCGGTTTAGGCTATATCTTACCTGGTCTTGTTCTTACCCATCTTGCCAACAAACGCATGAATGGTTTTCGGAAATTTTTCCCCGATGCGTTGGATTTGCTGGTGGTCTGTTGTGAGTCTGGTTTGGGGTTACTTGAAGCATTTCAGCGCGTCAGTAAAGAGATGGAATTTTCTCATCCAGAGCTATCTCATGAGTTAGCGTTAGTGTGTCGCAAAGTTCGTGTTGGTTATTCGATGCAGGAAGCATTGCATGAATTCTCTTATCGAACAGGCCTTGAGGACATACGTGGCTTAAACTCCGTGATCGTACAAAGTTTACGTTTAGGCACGGGGATTGCTGATACATTACGAGTATATGCGGATGAGTACCGTGACAAACGGTTGCAAGCTTCTGAAGAAAAGGCGGCTAAGCTTGCTACTAAGATGTTGTTTCCTATGCTTTTTTGTATTTGGCCGTCATTTTTTATTGTTGCCGTAGGACCTGCTATATTAAAAGTGATGAGTGTTTGGGATAGAGCATTTTAATAAAGCATGGTGGAGTACATATGCATAAGTTTCAAAAAATACTAAAAACAATGTTGGTGATATTTATAATGACAGGGTTATTTGCTTGTCAGTCGATTGAAGAGTCGCCAACCTCAATGCAACAGTATGCAAGACAAGATTTATTGGGTGACGAGAAAACTACTACTCACCTGACAGCTAAAACCTTTGAAAGTGCTTTTGAGCTTGCACAGAAATCCGAAAATTCTGATGACCTAGAACAAGCCCTGTATTACTACATTCAATGTCTAGAATTTCAGCCTGATAACGCTGAGGTGTTGTATCGAATAGCAAGAATCCACGATCGCGCAGGCAATCGTAAAATTGCCACTCGAGCCTACAGAGAAGCTCTGCTAAATGATAATACAATGGTCATGGCGCATAAAGCGCTAGGGATTATTGAGGTTGCAAATGGCAATTTTGAACGTGGTAAGAGTCACTTGTTGCAAGCCATATTTCACGATCAAAAACGTCTAGAAAGCCTTGGTGCGACAAAGGAAATGGGGTCTTTTGTCCCTGACTTGGAATCTCCTATTGAAGCCTATAATGTAATAGGTGTTTTAGAAGACATGGAGAGAAACTTTGGATTAGCGAGAACCTATTATCAACTCGCTCTGAAGGCTAACCCAAGAACCGCTAACATTCTGTCAAATATCGGTTACTCCTACTATCTCTCTGGTGAATTAGTCCTAGCTGAAAGGTATTTCAAAAAAGCTATTAATATCAATAATACATTTGAAAGAGCTTGGACTAACTTGGGGCTGGTCTATGCACGGAAAGGTCAATATGATAGGGCCATTAAAACGTTTAAACAGGTCATGCCTGAACATGATGCTTATAACGATCTCGGATATTTTGTTCTACTCGAGGGGCGCGTAGAAGAGGCCGAATACTTTATTAAAAAGGCAATTAGCCTTTCACCTAAGTATTTTGAAAAGGCCAATGTAAATTTAGAAAAAGTAGAGATGAAAAAGCGCGAACTTAAACTGGATAAAGAGTCAGTTCCGGAAGTTACCACGGGAGCAATATCCTTGCAACAGAGTAATTCGAATGACATGTCTGAAACTGACATTGTTGTGTCTGCAGACACAACAATGGTAAATACGGGTCAATAAAATAATTTAAAAGAGAGTAACTGTGATAGCTGTGAATAAAGGCGAGTTATTGATATCGGAACTAGAACGCAACGAGTTTGGTTCCATTGTGCAAAGAACCATAGCAACCGATATACAAATTGTTGAATTAACGCATAAGAATTTTTCTGCGACTATATCTCTTTACGGCGGTCAGGTATTGAGTTGGAAGCCAAATAAACAACGAGATGTCTTTTGGCTTAGCAAGAGAACGTTTTACGAAAAAGGCAAGGCGATTCGTGGAGGTATTCCTTTATGTTGGCCTTGGTTTGGTGCTCATAAAGACGCTGGCAATCACGGTTTTGCTCGTAATGTCAACTGGCAGTTGGATAACTTCTCTGTAGATTCAAGGGCAATTACCATAAAACTTAGTCTAGAGGGAGAACAGGCGTACAACGTTTGGCCTTATAAGTACCGCGTGGTGCAAACTATAGTCATTTCAGACACATTTTCACAGTCTCTCGTCGTACAAAATTTGAGCGACAGGGTGTTTCAATTTAATGGCGCATTGCATAGCTATTTTCAAGTAAGTGATCCAGCTAATGTTGCTGTACCAGGATTAAATAGTCATTTTTATGATGATAAAATTAGCTCATATCTAAACTGCCCCCCGCGTGATGTACTTGATTGTACTGGGCCAATCGACAGAATTTATCACAGTGATGCATCGGTTACGCTGTTCGATAAAGTATGGAAGAGAGCAATCGAAATTAATAAGTCGAATTGTCCACAGTGGGTGTTATGGAATCCGGGCAAAGACATCGCTTTATCAATGGACGATATTCATCAACTAGGAGAAAACGAATTTGTTTGTCTTGAAGCTGCGAACACGAACGGTGTTACGGTGAATCCAGGAAAATCCGCGGAGCTTTTTCAAGAAATACAAGTTTATAACCTCTAAAAAACTATATGATTTAGTCGGTTAAGCTGGTTTGATTTGAACGGGCTAGTTTACCCGCAAATGATTTAACAAAATTTGATGAGTAAATGGAATTTTTAAGTAAAAACCGCGCGGCAAGGTCATAAACGGTTTGCCGTGCTTATCAAATGCTTGGGTTTTCGCTTTTGAGTTGGCGGCTTTGGGCCTCAGTTGCATGACTTGACCGACTCTGGCGTTAATTTTTTCTACTTCGCCCATGGCAATCATATCGGTCAGTTCTTGCCAATCTTGTGACAACAACAGATCTTCCTCGGCATTTGGTTGCCATAAAAACGGTGTACAGACAATGCGCTCTCGAATAGGAATGTGACGTTCCGATATTATTGGTACCCACAGCACTTTTTTTAATTTGTTGCACACGTGGCTACTTTGCCAGGTTTCGCCAACAAAGCCGGTGAGAGGGGCGACGCAGACAAAAGTGGTTTCCAGTGGTTTTCCGCTAGCGTTAATGGGCAGGGTTTTTAATTCAATACCCAAATCGGGAAAGTCGGGTAATGGCAATGAACCGGCATGAGCGCCCAACACAGTTTCCAGTAATAACCCAATCCAGCCTTTTTCCCGGTTTAGATTATCAGGCACCGCAATGCCGTGTTGTTCAGCGAGTTCGCCCAAGCTACTACCGGCAATAGCATCGGCGTTTTTAAGTAATTGCTGCTCACTAGTGGGAATACGAGTCATAAAGCCTGTTTTGTTATTTAAGCGAGTATTGTTCGCTATTATGTCGCGATTGACAAAAAATATAAATTCTTTGTGTGATTATTTGCTCAAACGACAACTTTGTGGAACAATCAATTTTAACAGCAACGTTTGAACGGGAGTTCTTGTGATTGATGCCGACGGCTATCGCGCCAATGTTGGCATAGTAATTACAAATGGTAAAGGCCAGGTTTTTTGGGCCAGACGCTATAATCAGCACTCGTGGCAGTTTCCGCAAGGCGGTGTCGACGAGGGTGAAACAGCTGAACAAACCATGTATCGGGAATTGTATGAAGAAGTAGGTTTAAAGCCTCACCAAGTCGAAGTGGTCGCTACCTCTAAACACTGGTTAAAATATCGATTGCCCAAACGCTTGATCCGTCACGACAGCAACCCTGTTTGTATCGGACAAAAACAAAAATGGTTCTTGTTAAAGCTCACCTGCGCTGATGAGGATGTTAACTTATTGCATTCATCACACCCTGAGTTTGATGATTGGCGATGGGTTAGTTACTGGTATCCAGTACGACAAGTGGTATCATTTAAACGCGATGTGTATCGTCGGGTGATGAAAGAGTTTATTCCCATGGCTTTGCCAAAAGGACAATTTACTGGGGTCGACGTACCCAACAGTAAAGTGAAAAAAACGAATCACTCACGCCGCAACCATCGACGTCGTAAAGCCAAAAGTTAAAATGTAGTTACTTTGCCTTCACAACAAAAACCACGCTTGTCGTGGTTTTTTCTTTATCATTACTATACAACTCATGCTCGATACAGTTAAGTTGCTGATTTTAAATAACAACTAAAATAGTTTATACTTAGTCGCAAAACGGATGAAAACAACTCGCTACGACCGTACCGTATCGCTGTACGACACCAATCAACAAGAGATAGTATGTTAACCACCTTACGCCGCATAGTTTTGTCATTTTCACAGCAGCCAGAGCTAGATGCGGCGTTAGATAATATGGTGAGTGACGTCAAGCGAGCAATGAACACTGACTGTTGTTCAATTTACTTAGTCGACTACCAGAAACAGCACTTTGTGTTAATGGCCTCAGACGGTTTAGCCAAAGCGTCTCTAGGGCGCACCACCATTGAATTTTCAGAGGGGCTGGTTGGCTTAGTGGGGCAACGCGAAGAACCGATAAACGTGGCCAATGCACGTTCTCATCCGCGTTTTAAGTACGCACCAGAAGTACAAGAAGACGACCTCAATGCCTTTTTGGGCACGCCCATCATTCATCAGCGCAAAGTGTTAGGGGTTATTTCTGTACAGCAACGCAAAGCACGTCAATTTAATGAAACCGAAGAAGCGTTTTTAGTGACATTGGCCGCTCAGCTCGCGGTCGTTATTGCCAATATTGAAAGTAAAGAAGTCTTAAGTCGCAACAAAAACCAACAAAACCGACAAATTATTCAAGGGGTTCCGGCATCACCTGGTTTGGTTATTGGGCCGTTATACGTAAGTTACCCTGAAGCATCTTTAGCGGGCGTTAACTTAGTAAAAACAGACAACGCCGGTAAACAAGCTAAGCTGCTGAGCCGAGCGGTGGCAAAAACCAAGCAAGATTTATTGCAAATGAGCGAGCGGATGCGCGGGGTCATTGCCGACGACACGCTTGATATATTTGAGATGTATCGACACTTGCTTGAAAGCGCCAGTTTAAGTGATGAGATTTTCGCCAAAATAGAGCAGGGCTGGTCAGCCCAAAGTGCGCTTAAGTTAGTGATTGAGCAGTACGTGCTGCAATTTGAGGCGGTAGAAGATGCTTATATCCAAGAGCGCGCTACCGATATTAAAGACTTAGGTAATCGGGTACTGTTTCATTTACAACAACAAAACCAAGTCACTGAACCCGTTCCTACAGGCAGCATTCTTGTTGCTGACGAGGTAACCGTATCATTATTGGCGCAAACGCAAAACAAAGGCGTTAAAGCGATAATCTCCTTAAAAGGTTCAACGAACTCGCATGCGGTTATTCTCGCAAGGGCCTTAGGCATACCGGCGATTGTTGCCGTAGGTGATGTCCCGCTGTCGCTATTTATTGACAAACAAGCGATTATCGATGGTTATTCAGGACAAATTTATCTCTCACCCGATGTCGCAACACTCAAAGAATACCAACTGTTGGTCAAGGAAGAGTCCGAGCTACAGCAATTAATTGCCAAAGATGCGCATTTACCGGCAGTGACGTTAGACGGTCGGACGGTACAGGTATTGTTAAATGCGGGACTGAGTTCGCAATTTAACGAATCAATCAAAAATGGTGCATCGGGTATTGGCTTGTATCGCACAGAAGTGCCGTTTATGGAACGCGCCTGTTTTCCCTCTGAGCACGAACAAATAGACTGGTATAAACGCGTGTTGCAATTGTTTCCACGCCAGTCGGTGGTTATGCGTACACTTGACGTCGGCGGCGATAAAGCGCTGTCGTATTTTCCCATAAGCGAAGACAATCCGTTTTTGGGATGGCGCGGCATCCGCATCACGTTAGATCACCCTGAAATATTTCTCGTACAAGTCAGGGCGATGCTAAAAGCAAATATTGGCATCGGCAATCTCGAAATCATGCTGCCGATGGTGTCTAGATTAAGCGAAGTGGATGATGCTATTAGGTTGATAAATCAGGCCTATTTCGAGGTGGCTAATGAAACTCAACAGGAAATTGAAAAGCCTAAAATCGGTATCATGATCGAAGTGCCATCACTGATTTTTCAGCTTGGCGAACTCGCTGAAAAAGTTGACTTCTTTAGTGTCGGCAGTAACGATCTCACGCAGTATTTACTGGCTGTTGATCGCAACAATGTGCGCGTTGCAGCGCTTTATGATGCGTATCACCCTGCCGTACTGCGAGCGCTGAAAATGATTGCTGATCAGGCGCAACAGAGTCAAATAGAGCTCAGCTTGTGCGGCGAGTTGGCCAGTGAACCAGGTGGAGCATTACTGCTCATGGCCATGGGCTACGATAAACTCAGCATGAGTTCGCACAGCGTGATTAAAATTAAGTGGTTAATCCGCAATGTTAATTATCACCAATCACAACACATATTAGCCCAGTGTTTGGCGCTGCAAAATGCTCACGATGTGCATACGTACCTCAATGCCCAACTCGAATTATTAGGGTTAGGTGGTTTTGTTCGTGCAGGTAAATAATTTGCCGACTATGGTTAACATAGCAGTGCGGTATTTGTCGGTAACCAAGTTGATTGACACAAGAGTGCCATACTCTTTGCCAATCTCGCGATAGTTATACAAGGTCATGTTTCTCTCAGTCTTTTTAGTTTGTATGTTTATAGGCACGCTCGTCGGCTTCCTCGCCGGTTTACTCGGCATAGGTGGTGGCTTGATCATTGTGCCTGCGCTCGCATTTTTACTACCCAAATTTGGTGTTGCCAAAGATATTGTCATGCCCATTGCTCTGGCCTCTTCACTGGCATCTATTGTAATCACCTCGTCCATGGCGGCATTTAATCACCATAAGCTCGGCAACATACCGTGGAAAATTGCCAAGAAGCTGATGCTGTATGTGGCAATAGGCGCCGTTATAGGCGCAAATCTCGCCGACTTACTATCGGCAAAACAGTTAAAAGCAATATTTGCCACCTTTGTGATCATGTTAGCGACTTATATGTTATTTTCGATTCGGCGAGTATCACAACGCGATTTACCCTCTGATCGGGCGTTGAAGTCTACATCTGCGTTTGCCGGTGTCATTGCCAGCTTGATGGGCATCAGTGGCGGCGCTATTTTGGTGCCGTATTTAACCTATTGTGGTATGAATTTGCTACATGCGATTGGTATATCTACCGCATGTGGCATGATAGTATCGCTTTTTGGCACAATGGCGTTTATGATAGCAGGACTTGATAACCCAAATTTACCCGAGTGGAGTTTGGGCTACATTTATTGGCCTGCCGTGCTTGGTATTACCTCAACGTCAACAATATTAGCGCGTTACGGGGTGAAATTAGCAAGTCGCCTACCAGTAAAAACAATAAAAAAAGTGTTTGCCGCCTTCTTAATTATCGTGGCAATAAGAATGATGTTTTAAAACGGAAAGTCTATGACATTAGCAGCAATTCAATTTCCGCAAATTGATCCCATTATATTTTCCATCGGTCCGGTTGCCTTGCGCTGGTACGGATTAATGTACTTAATTGGTTTTGTCTTTGCGTTGGTTTACGCCAACAAAGCCGCCGATAAATCCAATGGTATTTGGACCAGAGAACAAGTCAGTGATTTACTGTTTTATGGTTTTTTAGGGGTGATTATCGGCGGCCGTGTAGGTTACGTTTTATTTTATAATTTTGATTACTTCCTCGCCGATCCCCTGTACTTATTTAAAATATGGACCGGAGGCATGTCGTTTCACGGTGGGTTACTTGGTGTTATTACTGCTCTGTTTGTCTTTGCCCGCAAAGAAAACAAGCGCTTTTTAGATGTTGGCGACTTTGTTGCCCCTTTGGTGCCGTTTGGCCTAGGCGCTGGTCGCATTGGCAATTTTATCAATGCCGAACTTTGGGGGCGTGAAACTGACGTCAGCTGGGCGATGGTATTTCCCACCGATCCGCTCGGTCTCGCCAGACACCCATCGCAACTATACGAGTTTTTCCTCGAAGGTGTGGTGTTGTTTTTCATGGTCTATTTGGTCAGTAAGTACGTTAAAGCGCGCGGCGTTGCCAGCGGTACGTTTTTAGCTGGTTACGGATTATTCCGCTTTATTGTAGAATTTTTCCGCGAGCCAGATGCCCATTTAGGATTTATCTTTAGCTTCGTGTCGATGGGACAAATACTCTCGCTGCCAATGATAATTATCGGTGTTGGCCTAATCGTTTGGGGATTGAATCATCCGACCGCAGTACACACTAACAAGTCAACAAAGGGAGCGTGTTAATGAACCAGTATCTACAACTTTGTCAGCGCATTATCGATGAAGGCGTTTGGGTAGACAACAAACGCACCGGTAAACGTTGTTTAACCGTGATTAATGCCGATTTAGAGTACGACGTAGCCAATAATCAATTTCCGTTAATTACCACTCGCAAGAGTTTTTACAAAGCAGCTATTGCTGAGTTGCTCGGTTATATTAAAGGCTACGATAATGCTGCCGACTTTCGCGCCTTAGGTACCAAAACTTGGGATGCCAATGCCAATGAAAACAGCGCTTGGTTAAACAATCCATACCGCAAAGGCGAAGACGATATGGGACGCGTTTACGGCGTTCAAGGGCGGGCGTGGAAAAAGCCTGACGGTGGCACCATCGATCAGTTAAAAAAGGTGGTAGACAACCTAAAAGACGGCATTGACGATCGCGGTGAGATTATCTCGTTTTACAACCCAGGTGAATTTCACATGGGCTGTTTGCGTCCGTGTATGCACACCCATAATTTCTCACTGCTCGGGGATACCCTTTATTT harbors:
- a CDS encoding type II secretion system F family protein; translated protein: MSTELTFLLLIFGAVIFMSQTLLVSVYSPQRAKTKMLKNKLKDLADSGDTQLDLIKAKRLEKLPPALRYIEAETFVGEITSKLEMGGSKLFGYQYILFTLLIIAVVSPLVWTFTRDWIFVVAVAAIICFGAYVKLNRDITKRFEKIEEQFPEALDVLKRGLQAGYAFSEALKLVCEESQGELAYEFNLMFHQINFGNDIKTALYNFVNRVPITSAMAFASAVSIQKETGGNLAEKIETLSRVIRQRFNFKRKVKTLSAEGRLSAWILVLTPFFLFAMLHLVSPGYLTQLVASEEGIDLLKFGLISMMVGIYWISKLIQIEV
- a CDS encoding sulfite exporter TauE/SafE family protein, translating into MFIGTLVGFLAGLLGIGGGLIIVPALAFLLPKFGVAKDIVMPIALASSLASIVITSSMAAFNHHKLGNIPWKIAKKLMLYVAIGAVIGANLADLLSAKQLKAIFATFVIMLATYMLFSIRRVSQRDLPSDRALKSTSAFAGVIASLMGISGGAILVPYLTYCGMNLLHAIGISTACGMIVSLFGTMAFMIAGLDNPNLPEWSLGYIYWPAVLGITSTSTILARYGVKLASRLPVKTIKKVFAAFLIIVAIRMMF
- the ptsP gene encoding phosphoenolpyruvate--protein phosphotransferase yields the protein MLTTLRRIVLSFSQQPELDAALDNMVSDVKRAMNTDCCSIYLVDYQKQHFVLMASDGLAKASLGRTTIEFSEGLVGLVGQREEPINVANARSHPRFKYAPEVQEDDLNAFLGTPIIHQRKVLGVISVQQRKARQFNETEEAFLVTLAAQLAVVIANIESKEVLSRNKNQQNRQIIQGVPASPGLVIGPLYVSYPEASLAGVNLVKTDNAGKQAKLLSRAVAKTKQDLLQMSERMRGVIADDTLDIFEMYRHLLESASLSDEIFAKIEQGWSAQSALKLVIEQYVLQFEAVEDAYIQERATDIKDLGNRVLFHLQQQNQVTEPVPTGSILVADEVTVSLLAQTQNKGVKAIISLKGSTNSHAVILARALGIPAIVAVGDVPLSLFIDKQAIIDGYSGQIYLSPDVATLKEYQLLVKEESELQQLIAKDAHLPAVTLDGRTVQVLLNAGLSSQFNESIKNGASGIGLYRTEVPFMERACFPSEHEQIDWYKRVLQLFPRQSVVMRTLDVGGDKALSYFPISEDNPFLGWRGIRITLDHPEIFLVQVRAMLKANIGIGNLEIMLPMVSRLSEVDDAIRLINQAYFEVANETQQEIEKPKIGIMIEVPSLIFQLGELAEKVDFFSVGSNDLTQYLLAVDRNNVRVAALYDAYHPAVLRALKMIADQAQQSQIELSLCGELASEPGGALLLMAMGYDKLSMSSHSVIKIKWLIRNVNYHQSQHILAQCLALQNAHDVHTYLNAQLELLGLGGFVRAGK
- a CDS encoding type II secretion system F family protein — its product is MDYLLSLIRQYTDDQQTVQIIFYTVTGLAGVTLAAAISLLVSGVYSPLKVQLQRLKNGEKEPVSRHEGFTKSLEHTLDKSSWLPAKMGGDSESKTLLIHAGYHNENALKIYNAIKLFLLLAAGIGALTVLQYLPNMSSTVQFYIVLLIVGLGYILPGLVLTHLANKRMNGFRKFFPDALDLLVVCCESGLGLLEAFQRVSKEMEFSHPELSHELALVCRKVRVGYSMQEALHEFSYRTGLEDIRGLNSVIVQSLRLGTGIADTLRVYADEYRDKRLQASEEKAAKLATKMLFPMLFCIWPSFFIVAVGPAILKVMSVWDRAF
- the mutH gene encoding DNA mismatch repair endonuclease MutH, with protein sequence MTRIPTSEQQLLKNADAIAGSSLGELAEQHGIAVPDNLNREKGWIGLLLETVLGAHAGSLPLPDFPDLGIELKTLPINASGKPLETTFVCVAPLTGFVGETWQSSHVCNKLKKVLWVPIISERHIPIRERIVCTPFLWQPNAEEDLLLSQDWQELTDMIAMGEVEKINARVGQVMQLRPKAANSKAKTQAFDKHGKPFMTLPRGFYLKIPFTHQILLNHLRVN
- a CDS encoding D-hexose-6-phosphate mutarotase → MIAVNKGELLISELERNEFGSIVQRTIATDIQIVELTHKNFSATISLYGGQVLSWKPNKQRDVFWLSKRTFYEKGKAIRGGIPLCWPWFGAHKDAGNHGFARNVNWQLDNFSVDSRAITIKLSLEGEQAYNVWPYKYRVVQTIVISDTFSQSLVVQNLSDRVFQFNGALHSYFQVSDPANVAVPGLNSHFYDDKISSYLNCPPRDVLDCTGPIDRIYHSDASVTLFDKVWKRAIEINKSNCPQWVLWNPGKDIALSMDDIHQLGENEFVCLEAANTNGVTVNPGKSAELFQEIQVYNL
- the lgt gene encoding prolipoprotein diacylglyceryl transferase, with the translated sequence MTLAAIQFPQIDPIIFSIGPVALRWYGLMYLIGFVFALVYANKAADKSNGIWTREQVSDLLFYGFLGVIIGGRVGYVLFYNFDYFLADPLYLFKIWTGGMSFHGGLLGVITALFVFARKENKRFLDVGDFVAPLVPFGLGAGRIGNFINAELWGRETDVSWAMVFPTDPLGLARHPSQLYEFFLEGVVLFFMVYLVSKYVKARGVASGTFLAGYGLFRFIVEFFREPDAHLGFIFSFVSMGQILSLPMIIIGVGLIVWGLNHPTAVHTNKSTKGAC
- a CDS encoding lipopolysaccharide assembly protein LapB encodes the protein MHKFQKILKTMLVIFIMTGLFACQSIEESPTSMQQYARQDLLGDEKTTTHLTAKTFESAFELAQKSENSDDLEQALYYYIQCLEFQPDNAEVLYRIARIHDRAGNRKIATRAYREALLNDNTMVMAHKALGIIEVANGNFERGKSHLLQAIFHDQKRLESLGATKEMGSFVPDLESPIEAYNVIGVLEDMERNFGLARTYYQLALKANPRTANILSNIGYSYYLSGELVLAERYFKKAININNTFERAWTNLGLVYARKGQYDRAIKTFKQVMPEHDAYNDLGYFVLLEGRVEEAEYFIKKAISLSPKYFEKANVNLEKVEMKKRELKLDKESVPEVTTGAISLQQSNSNDMSETDIVVSADTTMVNTGQ
- a CDS encoding thymidylate synthase, whose product is MNQYLQLCQRIIDEGVWVDNKRTGKRCLTVINADLEYDVANNQFPLITTRKSFYKAAIAELLGYIKGYDNAADFRALGTKTWDANANENSAWLNNPYRKGEDDMGRVYGVQGRAWKKPDGGTIDQLKKVVDNLKDGIDDRGEIISFYNPGEFHMGCLRPCMHTHNFSLLGDTLYLTSFQRSCDVPLGLNFNQIQVFTFLALIAQITGHKAGTAYHKIVNAHIYEDQLDLMQNVQLKRKPFPAPQLEINPDIKSLEDIEKWVTADDFKVTGYQHHDPIQYPFSV
- the rppH gene encoding RNA pyrophosphohydrolase, whose amino-acid sequence is MIDADGYRANVGIVITNGKGQVFWARRYNQHSWQFPQGGVDEGETAEQTMYRELYEEVGLKPHQVEVVATSKHWLKYRLPKRLIRHDSNPVCIGQKQKWFLLKLTCADEDVNLLHSSHPEFDDWRWVSYWYPVRQVVSFKRDVYRRVMKEFIPMALPKGQFTGVDVPNSKVKKTNHSRRNHRRRKAKS